A stretch of DNA from Desulfosarcina ovata subsp. ovata:
CGATGCGATCCACCACCCGATCGACGGTTTCCCATCCTTTGGCCGTGGGATCGGCCGTTTCAAATAGACTGACTTGTTGGGGCGTGGTGTCGGCGATAAGCGTCGAGGCGCCGATGCCGATCAATCGGATTGGGGTGCCTAAGGGCTGGCGATCCAGCAGGCCCACGCCGGTACGGAAAATCGTTTCCGATGACTGGCTGGGGTGCTCAAGGGTGGTGCTGCGGGTGATCTGTTTGAAATCGGACTGCTTCAATTTGAGGGTGATGGTGCGGGCCAGATATCCCTGGCGGCGCAACTGGCGTCCCACGTCCTGGCTTTGGGCCAGCAGGTGCTGGCGCAACCGGTCGCGATGTTGGGTATCGGCCGGCAGGGTCCGCTCACTGGAAATGGATTTGGCGGGGGCATGGGCAATCACATGGGTGTCGTCCCGACCATGGGCCAGATCCACCAGCCGGTGACCGAATTTGCCCAGCCGTTCAACCAGCAGGGCAGGGGCATACCGGCACACATCACCAAGGTGGACGATCCCCAGACGGTTGAGCTGTCCCAGGGCCTGGCGGCCCACTCCGGGCACCTTTTCCACCGGCAGGCTACCTATCAGTCCGGTTACCCGTTCGGGGGGGATGACCGTCAGACCGTCCGGCTTGTTCAGGTCGGAGGCAACCTTGGCCAGGAATTTAAGCGGGGCTACGCCGATGGAGCAAGTCAGGGATACCTGGTTCCGGATTTCGGATTTGATCAATCGGGCCATGGTCTTCGGTGGTCCGAAGAGGCGCCCGCAGCCAGCGGCATCCAGATAGGCTTCATCGATGGAAACCTGTTCCACCACCGGTGAATAGCGGTGCAAAATGGCCATGACCGCTCGGGAAACCTCGCCGTAGCGGGCTTTGCGCGGCGGCACGATGGTCAGGTGCGGGCAGCGCTGCTTGGCCATGAACATGGGCATGGCGCTGTGAATGCCATATCGGCGGGCGGCATAACTGGCCGCCGCCACCACGCCGCGACCCGAAGCGCCACCGACCACCAGGACCTTGCCCGCCAATTCGGGATGGTCGAGCTGCTCCACAGCGGCAAAAAAGGCATCCATATCGATGTGCATGATCATGGCGATACTCTATCGTGTTCATTGCCGGCTTTCAAGACAGCAGCCTGGGAGAGTGGTACCGTGCTTCAACGGACTCCGCCCCTGGGGGGCATCGTTTTTTCATTTCTGTATGTTGACCACCGCCATCCTGGTGCATCCGCCATCGGGACCGGGATTCGACGCCGATCCGGCTGGGAATATTTTAATATACTGAAAAAATATATAATACCGTTGTTCATCAAATGCCTGGCGCGCATTTCAATCACCACTGGGTTGGTCAACGGCATGACGCCCACAGAAATATATGGGGGCCGATGGTTTTCCGGACTTGCCAGAGTTTACAAAAATGTTGTAAGCAGCATGCGATTGTACAATTTGCGAGTTGCTGCGTAAGATCGTGAAAAAGGACATGCGATGAAAGCCATTGAACAGGTTACCCTGCTTTACGAGATTTCCAATGCTCTGAACGAACATCTGGACCTGAAAAAATCGATGTACAAGGTGCTGGACATTCTCTCCACAGCCTTGCAGATGGAGCGTGGCACCATCTCTATCCTCAATCCGCTGAGAAACGAAATCAGTATCGAGGTGGCCCACAGTCTCTCCAAAAGTGCCATGGAGCGGGTCAAGTACAAACTGGGTGAGGGAATTATCGGCCGGGTCATCGAAACCGGCGAGGCGGTTGCGATTCCCAAGATCAGTCAGGAACCGCTGTTTCTCAACCGGACGGCGTCACGTAAAATCAAGGGCATGGGAGAGATCTCCTTTATCTGCGTACCGGTTCAAAAAGGCACCCACGTGGTGGGTGCCTTGAGCGTGGACCGTACTTTTGATCCGGACTATTCCCTGGAAGACGGCACCAAGCTGCTGTCGGTCGTGGCCACCATGCTGGCCCGCCATGCCATCAATCTGGAGACCATCCAACTGGAGAAGGAGGCCCTGCGGGACGAGAACAAACGGCTGCGTGACGAGTTGGAAAACAAGTACCGCATCAACAACATCATCGGTAACAGCAACAAGATGCGGGAGGTGTTCCAGATGATCAGCCAGGTGTCGCGCAGCAATGCCACCGTGTTGATCCGTGGAGAGAGCGGCACCGGAAAGGAACTGGTGGCCAACTCGATTCATTACAGCTCCACCCGCTCCAAGGGGCCGTTTGTTAAGGTCAACTGTGCGGCGATCCCCAATAATCTGATCGAGAGCGAGCTGTTCGGCCATGAAAAGGGGGCCTTTACCGGAGCGGTCAAACAGAAGCCGGGGCGTTTTGAACTGGCCCATAAGGGCACCATTTTCCTGGATGAGATCGGCAGTATCGAACCCGACGTGCAGGTGCGCCTGCTTCGGGTTCTGCAGGAGCGGGAGTTCGAACGGGTCGGTGGACACAAGACCATAAAGGTGGACGTGCGCATTATTGCGGCGACCAACAAGAACCTGGAACAGGCGGTTGATGAGGACTCTTTTCGCGGCGATCTGTATTACCGCTTGAACGTGTTTCCCATTTATATGCCGCCCTTAAGGGAGCGCAAGACCGACATCCTGCTGCTGGCGGATTTTTTTCTGGAACGCTACGCCGAGGAGAACGGGCGCGAGGTCAAACGGCTTTCCACCCCGGCCATCGACATGCTGATGGCCTATCACTGGCCCGGCAATGTGCGCGAGCTGGAAAATTGTGTCGAACGGGCTGTGCTGCTTTGTGAGGAAGGCGCCATCCACAGTTATCACCTGCCGCCTTCCCTGCAGACGGGCAAGGAGAGCGGGACGTTGCCGGACCTCTCCCTGGAAGACGCCGTGGCTGCCCTGGAGAAAGAGATGATCATCGATGCCCTGAAAAATACCCGTGGCAATATCACCCTATCCGCCGAAGTGTTGAAAACGACGGTGCGCAAGTTCGCCTACAAGGCAAAAAAGTTCGGCGTGGATTATCGGACCTATAGATAAGGAAGATGTTTTTGAGGGACGCTTCAGGACGCGCTGTCCGGATTCGCGCGGATACGGCTGACCAGTTCGTTTTCGCCGCGGATGGCGTTGGCCAGCTGTCGGGTGAGGGTCCCTTTTTGTGAATTGATTTTGGCGATGCTGTTTTTCCGGTCCACCAGCCAGGACACAAACATTTTCTCGATTTGTGCGCCCGTTTCGGTCAGTGACTTTGCCAGGCGGGCATGGGCTTCGGTAAGGGACTGGGTCTGCGGATCGATAATTCCGCGCTGGTCGGGGAACTGCTTGGCGATGCGTTTCAGCCGATCCATTTCTTTGTTCATCATCACCACGATATCGTCCAGCGTGATCAGATTGTGGTACAGGGCCGGTGATACGGCGTCATGGACGAAACGGATAATTTCCGGCTTCATTTTTACGGCGCCGAGTTTGGTGCGCAGCGGCTCCTTTTTATAATACTTGGTATAGGCGTAATATCCCCCACCGGCGGCGATGGCGAGGACCAGCACCAGGGCGATGAGAACCCCGGCGGCTCCGCCGCGGGCGTTATTGATCAATTTACGTGCATTGCATATGTCGTTTCGCATGATCGTTTTCGATGATAGCTGATGGCTGGTTTTTTATCCAACCGGTAATGTTAAAAAATCCGAAAGATCCGTGTTGCCCGAACCGGGGTTCACAACAATTATCGGTCGGTGGCCGGAAACCTGAATTGCTTTTGCGCCTTGGATTGCAAAAGGGGATATGAAAAGGAGAACGTCATTGCGTGTGGCCCTGACCATTGCCGGTTCCGATTCGTCGGGCGGGGCGGGAATTCAGGCGGATCTGAAGACCTTCCAGGCCCTGGGGGTGTTCGGTATGAGTGCTGTCACGGCAGTAACGGTGCAGAATACACAGAAAGTTTTTGCCATTCAGGAGGTGCGGCCGGAGATCGTTCATGACCAGATCACCTGCCTATTCGACGATTTGCCCATCCATGCGGTGAAAATCGGGATGGTGGCCAGCGTAGCGTTGATCGAGGCCATTGCCCGGGCCTTGCGATCGGTCGGCACCCTGCCACCGGTGATTCTGGACCCGGTAATGGTTTCAAAAAGCGGTTACGCTCTGCTGCAGCCCGACGCCCGGACCGCTCTGGTTCGGCACCTGTTTCCATTGGCCCGGGTGGTGACCCCCAACCTGCCTGAAGCCGAAGCCCTGCTCGGCAGAACCATTTCCGATATTTCAGCGATGAAGGATGCGGCCCGGGAAATTGCATCCCTGGGGGGCGGGAACGTTGTCGTTAAGGGGGGGCACCTGGGCGATCAGGACGCGACGGATGTGCTTTTCGACGGGACGGCCTTCAAGTTGCTCGATAGCCGACGGATCGATACGGTCAATACTCACGGCACCGGATGCACCTTTTCCTCGGCCATTGCCGCCCATATGGCCCGCGGGGTGCCGTTTTTCGATGCGGTGGCCCGGGCCAAAACCTATATCACCGGCGCCATCGCCCATGCCCTGCCGCTGGGCCGGGGATGTGGACCCACCCACCATTTTTACGATCTATACCGGCGGGCAGGAATGGAGATCGGCTGAATGGTGAGGGCCAGCCGCCCCCACCACCAGCACTGCGCAAAGAGCGCACCCATTAATCAGGCATAACGCCGCCTGTCGCGCCACTCTCCATGGCTGTCATCCTCGCACTGGCCCTGACGGCGGTCAGTGGTGGTCCGGCGTTCGGGAATATACCAGTCGTAAGTCAATACCCGGCGGTCAATCCCTGCCCGCCGTTCGTTGATGACCGGTTTCAATTGCTGGCGATGATTCTTCTTGGTGAGCATCTTCGGTTCTCCTGGTTTATCTTTTTCACGCTCAATTATGTTAAGAGACGATCGCGTCGAATTGGTTAGTGCCATGCACGGAATTTTCTTTTCAGCCACTGCCAGGCCATGTCGATCCATGGACCGTTTTCCTGGGTGATGGTGGTGATGAAGCATCCCCCACCGCCACCGCCTCCACCAGAGGAGGAAGAAGATTCGCTTGAGGAAGAAACCGAAGCGGTGTCCGAACCCACAGAAGAGATTCCAGAGGGGTCGACGATGATGCCGTTGGCGACGCCATCTTCGTCGCCGGTACCGCCATCGACCAGCGTCAAGGTCACACTTTTGCGGTCCTCCGCGAAAACCGAATCCTCGTAAACTTCCCATCCGGTATCGCTGTCGTATTTGTAAAGCTGTGAACTCTCATCCACAGTGGTTGAGAAGTAGATGGTCACCGTCGCTGCCGCGCCCACTTCGTCAAGATAGAGCTTAAAGCCGATCAGTCCGAATATCATATCCACGCTCTGGTCCGGAACGGTCTCCGAAGAGATGGATTTGACCGAGAACAGAGTAATGTTGCCGGAAACCGCCTTGACCCCGACAACGGTTTGTCCCTCCACTGTATTGATCGGTTTGAGGTCGTCTTCCAGAGCATCGTCGATCCCGTTCTCATTGAGATCAACGCTTTCGCTGACTTCCTGATCGTCCGGAACACCGTCGGTATCCGTGTCGTCCGAGCTTTCCGCAGTGATGAAGCTCGACACCTCCGACCATTCCGATTCGCCGCTGCGCGTGTCGATAAACCGTACCCGCCAGTAGTAGACGGTATCGTAATCCAGGACCATGTCTCCCACCTGGTAGGCGGTTAACTGGGTGGTGCTGGTTTCATCCAGAACCAACTCGGAAAAATCGTTTTCGGTACTGATCTGCCATTGGGACTGATAGTGATCATCGCTGTCCGGATCAAAGTACGCGCCCGAGATCAGTACCGGGGTAAGACCGACGAATTCATCC
This window harbors:
- the dinB gene encoding DNA polymerase IV: MIMHIDMDAFFAAVEQLDHPELAGKVLVVGGASGRGVVAAASYAARRYGIHSAMPMFMAKQRCPHLTIVPPRKARYGEVSRAVMAILHRYSPVVEQVSIDEAYLDAAGCGRLFGPPKTMARLIKSEIRNQVSLTCSIGVAPLKFLAKVASDLNKPDGLTVIPPERVTGLIGSLPVEKVPGVGRQALGQLNRLGIVHLGDVCRYAPALLVERLGKFGHRLVDLAHGRDDTHVIAHAPAKSISSERTLPADTQHRDRLRQHLLAQSQDVGRQLRRQGYLARTITLKLKQSDFKQITRSTTLEHPSQSSETIFRTGVGLLDRQPLGTPIRLIGIGASTLIADTTPQQVSLFETADPTAKGWETVDRVVDRIADRFGQSAVHRGSLQPPDDMAMD
- the thiD gene encoding bifunctional hydroxymethylpyrimidine kinase/phosphomethylpyrimidine kinase; amino-acid sequence: MKRRTSLRVALTIAGSDSSGGAGIQADLKTFQALGVFGMSAVTAVTVQNTQKVFAIQEVRPEIVHDQITCLFDDLPIHAVKIGMVASVALIEAIARALRSVGTLPPVILDPVMVSKSGYALLQPDARTALVRHLFPLARVVTPNLPEAEALLGRTISDISAMKDAAREIASLGGGNVVVKGGHLGDQDATDVLFDGTAFKLLDSRRIDTVNTHGTGCTFSSAIAAHMARGVPFFDAVARAKTYITGAIAHALPLGRGCGPTHHFYDLYRRAGMEIG
- a CDS encoding choice-of-anchor U domain-containing protein gives rise to the protein MQKKPLHLTGIALGHIAFILAVFLSPLSAIAANVTLAWDANDPEPEGYRVFAREEGQSYDYQSPLWEGDETTCTLTGLVEGTTYYFVVRAYDGTLESADSEEVSYTPAATVTNQAPSASAGDSQTVYEGDAVTLDGTASSDSDGSIASYLWEQTGGTSITISGTAQAQATFTAPVVDTDGESLTFSLTVTDDDGSTSVATTTVNVLKSDSTDRDGDNVPDVLDAFPEDPTEWADNDSDGIGDNADSDDDNDGMPDQWESEYGLDPYTDDAGLDADGDGVSNLEEYEAQTDPVASMANTVPDTPTIESVYADEFVGLTPVLISGAYFDPDSDDHYQSQWQISTENDFSELVLDETSTTQLTAYQVGDMVLDYDTVYYWRVRFIDTRSGESEWSEVSSFITAESSDDTDTDGVPDDQEVSESVDLNENGIDDALEDDLKPINTVEGQTVVGVKAVSGNITLFSVKSISSETVPDQSVDMIFGLIGFKLYLDEVGAAATVTIYFSTTVDESSQLYKYDSDTGWEVYEDSVFAEDRKSVTLTLVDGGTGDEDGVANGIIVDPSGISSVGSDTASVSSSSESSSSSGGGGGGGGCFITTITQENGPWIDMAWQWLKRKFRAWH
- the nifA gene encoding nif-specific transcriptional activator NifA, giving the protein MKAIEQVTLLYEISNALNEHLDLKKSMYKVLDILSTALQMERGTISILNPLRNEISIEVAHSLSKSAMERVKYKLGEGIIGRVIETGEAVAIPKISQEPLFLNRTASRKIKGMGEISFICVPVQKGTHVVGALSVDRTFDPDYSLEDGTKLLSVVATMLARHAINLETIQLEKEALRDENKRLRDELENKYRINNIIGNSNKMREVFQMISQVSRSNATVLIRGESGTGKELVANSIHYSSTRSKGPFVKVNCAAIPNNLIESELFGHEKGAFTGAVKQKPGRFELAHKGTIFLDEIGSIEPDVQVRLLRVLQEREFERVGGHKTIKVDVRIIAATNKNLEQAVDEDSFRGDLYYRLNVFPIYMPPLRERKTDILLLADFFLERYAEENGREVKRLSTPAIDMLMAYHWPGNVRELENCVERAVLLCEEGAIHSYHLPPSLQTGKESGTLPDLSLEDAVAALEKEMIIDALKNTRGNITLSAEVLKTTVRKFAYKAKKFGVDYRTYR